AGCCAATAAAATGTAGGGATCATTAATGCATAATTTTATTAATAAAGAGATCTTAAACTGGAGCGCGTTCTATAAAGTCAAAGTAGAACAGAGCAAGGATGAACGGTTAAAGTCTTTTTATCACGTTGGCATGTACAACGATGAAACCAAGTTAAGTGATATTGATTTTGTGGCGTTAGATTTTGAAACGACAGGTCTGGATTCGGAACAAAATAGCATTATCAGTATTGGTTTAGTCCCGTTTAATTTAAACCGTATTTTTTGTCGTCAAGCACAGCACTGGTATATTGAGCCTGAAGATAAATTGAAAGAAAATTCGGTTATCATTCATGGTATTACTCATGCTGACTTGAAAGGTGCTCCGGATCTATTACATATTTTAGAACCCGTATTAGCAGCGCTAGCAGGAAAAGTTGTGGTGGTACATTATCGCCGCATTGAGCGTGACTTTTTTGACAATCACCTTCGTAGTTTAATTAATGAAGGCATTATTTTTCCGGTTATTGATACGATGCAAGTGGAAGCAGACTTACAAGATTCGCAAAAGAAGGGCTTTTTCAGTCTGTTTAAGCCTAAGAAACGTCAAGAATCGATTCGTTTGGGTAATAGCCGTGCGCGTTATAATTTACCAGCCTATCCACCGCATGATGCATTAACTGATGCGATTGCGACGGCTGAGTTGTTACAAGCACAAATTCATTATCACTTTTCAGCCGATACACCCATTAAGAAACTGTGGTTATAATGTTTGGCGACTAGTTAGGTCGTCACTGGTGGCTGTATGAGAGTATGTGATATGCAATCACGTACTCTCATACTTTCATATTGTCGTATTTATTCAATCTTTGTTTTTGTGCATCCCTTAATATTGCTCTTATCAATTGGCGAGTTATTTCATTCATCACCAATCGCAGTGATGAAAGTGCCCCCCAGTTATAAATCATTAATCTAGGTACTGCAGATGCAGATGCAGATGCAGATGCAATAAATGAAGGTACAACAGATGTTAGCAATAAAAAAATTGAAGCTCTCACGCAACTCGATGCACTAAAATTTCAGTATCTTGATAGCACGACTGAGCCTCTTGATGGTATGTGGCTATGTGGTTTCTTACCGATGGCAACACACTATGGCTTTTATATTTCCGCAGGTACAAACTTTGCAGCTAGATCATGCTCACGCTTTTATATACCTAGGCATTAAATTCCGCGTTGGGGCATTGTATTCGTTAGCTATGTCGCCAACGAAGGCGTGTATCGGTGATGTGCTCGGCGTCAATTTTAGCAATATTATTCCAGGGCTTAGCGGACTATCTAAAGATGAGGTATTTGTTGAGCAACATATATAGCCATTGCCAAAGATGACCCTGAACTATGCTGTGATCGACTAGATGAATACTCATCTACCTGGTTGGTCAATCATAATGAAGATAGTCACAGTCAGTTAACACGTAGCGTCTTACCGCTGCTAGCGACGACTCCGATTGCACAGTTAAGTGAAAAACTATACTGCTCGCAGCGCACTATCGAGCGCAGTTTTAACAAAGTAACAGGACTAACACTCAAGCAGTGTCAGTTAATGCAAAAGTTAGAAAGCTTGTTAGAGTATTTATATCATCGAGATAGCCAAGATATTGATTGGGTTGATTTAGCTTATCAGTTTGGTTTTAGTGAACAGCCCCATTTGATCCGTTATTTAAAAAGCCAAATAGGCGCCACCCCCAATAATTATGTTAAGCAGCGTGACCTGACTATTGATGTTTATGGTGGCGTTAGATGACGTTGAATCGTATAGAGTGAATAATAAAAACCAACAATCTATGTAGACTGCTGGTTATATTAAACTTGTTTATAGGACATCTGAGAGTCTTGCGTTACGACTTCTCTGCATCAAGTCCTTGCTGCCAAAATGCAATTTCCATACGTGTCGCCGTTTTAAATACATGAATAAGATGTCGACCTCGTTGACTGTTGACGTCAATTTCAGCCAGTAACTCATCAATGTGCGCAGTACCTTGGGCAACACCCTGCTGGAAGTCGTCGCCGCTATAAAGTTCGATCCAACTGGAAAACGGATTATCAATCAGTTTGGTATTGGCATTAGCGGCTAGATTGCGGCCAATTTCGGCGTAACCAATCGAGCAGGGTGCTAAGGCTGCATACAGGTCGACAATATCTCCAGCCATACCCGCATCGAGCACGTAACGTGTATAAGCGACTGTACCAAAATCTTCAGGTTCAGCTTCTAAATCTGATTCAGTTAACCCCCAGTTACCGCAATAGGTAACGTGATGACCGATTTCAGAATCTAATAGGGCATGCACACTAGGTAATGCTTTACGCATATCCGCTAAAGTACGCGCTTTGTAAATAGCTAACGCATGCGCACGAGCATATTGCTTTAAGAACAAAAAGTCTTGTTTAAGGTAATGTAAGTAACTCGGCTGTGCTAATGTTCCTTGTGCCAATTGTTGTACAAACGCATGTTGGGTATAGGCATCCCAATCTTCACGACAGGCATTGATTAGATCTTGATGATTCATTGTGTATGTATCCTCGTCTTTCGTGTTTATAGATAAAATTACAGCGTTGGTACGTAGTCTTGTGCTTTTGGTAATGTCGTGATGATCTTGTGTGAATACATGAATTCGGCATAATCGTCATAACGTTTCAAATCAACAGCTGAGGGACGCAATGCGAAACGAGTCAGGGTATCGTTCCAGGCGCGTTTGTTTAATTCGTTGTTTAACGTATCAGGTGCATAAGCAACAAATTCTTTCCATGCTGCTTGTGGGTGATTAACAATGTAGGTGGTCGCTTTTTCTAGGGCTTTATTAAAGGCTTTGATAGCGGCTTTGTCATATGTATTGGCGTTAGCAACAAAGATCAATTCGTCATAGGCTGGTACGCCGTGTTCTTCTGGGAAGAATGCTTTTGATTTAAAGCCTTCCAGTTCAAGCTGATTGGTTTCAAAGTTACGAAGACCACCCCATATAGCATCTACTTTACCTGACGCAAGTGATGATGATAGCGCCCAACCGACGTTAATGATCTGGACGTCATCGTAGTTCACATCACCTGTCTTTAACATGGTGCCGATAGTTGCTTCTTCGTTACCTGCAATGGCGATACCAATATTTTTACCTTTTAAGTCAGCCATGTCATTGATCTTACCGTTGTCGAGTACCATCAGCGTATTGAGTGGTGTCGCGATCAGGGTTGCTGCACGAATAAGCGGTAAACCCGCAGCGACATCTATGGTGAGGTTCGGTTGATAAGTAATCGCTAGGTCAACTTTATTGGCTGCAACAAGCTTAGGTGGCATGCTTGGATCTGCTGGTTCTTGGATCGTGACGTTGACACCTTGCTCGGTAAAGTAACCACGTTCTTTGGCTATGACGATTGGGCCGTGATTGGGATTCACAAACCAGTCTAGCATCAGGGTAAGGCTCTTTGTTTCTGCGAATACATTGGTCGATAACATTGCTGCAGTTAACGCTGCAGCTTTGATTAATGTGTTGTTTTTCATAAATATCCTTTTAATATTTGAATCTAAGTTTTCTTTAATTCAGTATGAGTAAAATGTCGTGATTAATAATGCACGCCTAGGGCACTAGCTTTGCCACGGGATCAGTTTTTTCAAGGCTTTGTCAGTGACAAAATAAAGTAGGACAGAGAGAGCGGATAAGATCAGTAATGCGGCAAACATTTCGTCAATCATCATTCGTGCATTAGCTTGCAACATGAGATAACCGAGTCCAGCACTGGAGCCAACCCATTCACCAGCAACAGCACCGATTGGCGCAATAACCACGGCGACGCGGATCCCCGATGCTAATGTCGGCAGTGATGCAGGCAGTTGGATATGACGTAACATCTGCCACTTAGTAGCCCCCATGGTTTTTGCCAAATCCAAATAGCCAGTCGGTGTATTACGTAAGCCGTCATAACAGCAGGTCGTGACGGGAAAGAAGATAATTAACGCCGCCATGACGATCTTAGAGGCCATGCCATAACCTAGCCATAACATTAACACTGGCGCAATCGCGAATACTGGGATTGCTTGGCTGGCAATTAAGATTGGTAATAACCAATGTTTAATCGGTTTAAACAGCAGCATTTGTAAGGCAAAAAATAGCCCCATAAATAAACCGAGTAATAAGCCGAATACAATTTCTTGGCCAGTAATTAAAGTGTGTTTAAACAAAACCTCATGGCGGTCGATTAAGCGCTCAAATACGGCTAGTGGCGCAGGTAGAATGAAAGCGGGCATCTCAAAAATGACCACAATACTTTGCCATATGCCAATAATGACCAAGGTGCTAATAATGATACGTAACAAAGGGCTAGTGTGGTTCTGTTGCTTGTTGTGGTGATGCTTCGATTTAGGTACCGCTGGGGTAGTATTGATTAACTCACTCATTTTCAGTTTCCATTCCCTGCTCAAACTCTTGCGCTAAACAACGCATAATACGTTGCTGTAATTGGGCACATTCTGCATCGTATAGACGTGGTGTTGAGCTTGATGGTAGTTGTAACTGTGTTGCACTAGCTGGTGTGCCTTGCATGATATAGATATGATCGGCGAGGCGAATGGCTTCTTGGGGATCATGCGTTATTAAGGCCACTGTCTTATCCTTTAACAATGCACAAGCTAGATCTTGTAATCGATAGCGGGTCACTGCATCCAAGGCGGAAAATGGTTCATCCATTAATACCACTGGCTTATCTTGCATTAACGTTCTTGCTAGCGCTACCCGTTGACGCATACCGCCAGACAGTTGTTGTGGAAAATGGTTAGCGTTGTCAGCAAGTCCGACTTTCGCCAGTAAACTGAGCGCTTTATCTTTGTTTGCTTTCGATGGCTTTGCGCCAAACTGACTACTTAGCGTGACATTATCGAGTACGGATAACCAAGGTAGTAGTAAGTCCTGTTGCGCCATGTAAGCAACTTGATTGTTTAAGTCAGTTAATACTTGATGATTCGCGCCAACTAAGCATTCACCTGACCAAGTCACCTGTTGATCTAACAGCCCAGCAAGATAACGCAACAGCGAGGTTTTCCCACAGCCGCTACGACCTAGGATACATGTCCACTGTCTTGCGGGTATCCTCATATCAAACTCGCTTAATACAGGGTCGATACTGTCGTGATAGCGTAAATAACCTTTGGCAATGGTTATGTTCACAGCAAGGTCATTGACCATTAAACTGTTCTTGTTATCTGTCGGCGCTAATACTGCTTGTGATGAGCTAGACATCAGCGTGGCCAGCGAAGAAATGATTGACCGGACCATGACCACTACCTATGTCTAATTCATCTGCATGCGCAATTGCGTTGGATATGTATTTTTTACCCAGCTTTACCGCTTGCAGTAATTCGTGTCCTTGCGCCAAATAAGATGCAATGGCAGACGATAAGGTACAGCCTGTACCGTGGGTATTGTGGGTATTAACCCGTTTTGCGGTTAACAGCTCGAAATGATCTTGGAATATAAGCAGGTCGTTACTGTTTTCATCTTGCTCTAAATGACCGCCCTTGAGTAGTACTGCATTGACGTTAAGTTGGCGTAATGCGTTGATCATCGCGCCCATATCATCCTCGCAAGTCGGCAGCGATGAACCTGTTAAAGCTGCACCTTCCGGTAAATTAGGGGTGATCAAGTCGGCAAGTGGTAATAACTCTGACTTAAGGGTGTTGATGGCTGATTCTTTTAACAGTAAATCGCCGCTGGTGGCAACCATGACTGGATCTACAACTAAAAATTTCGGTTTATATTGTTTAATTTTCGCTGCTACAACCTTGATGATCTCGCGGTCTGCCAGCATGCCCACTTTTACTGCGACGACGTTTAAATCGCTAAAGACTGCATCGAGTTGATTGTTAATATGTTCCAGTGGGATAGGGAATATCGCGGATACCCCCAGGGTGTTCTGTGCGGTGATCGCGGTAATTGCAGAACATGCATAACTGCCAGTTGCAGAGATTGCTTTGATATCAGCTTGAATGCCTGCACCGCCGCCACTATCAGATCCTGCGATCGTTAATACGATTGGTGTTGATTGGCTATTTTTAAGTGATTTTTGCTTTAATGAAAGCGGTAACGAAATAGATGTTGATGTGTTGGTTGTAGCCTTTAGCATAAATATCCCTAGTACAGACGCGTAGGAACTTTATCGAGCCAAAGATTGAAAGACGGGGAGGTCAAATCAGGAGTAGCAAGACTGATAGTTCCCTACGTCAGTGTTAACTGAATCAGGTTCAACGGGTCTCGCAATTTGCGCTCTCAGCCTTTAGGCCCCCCGACTATATAGGCGGCAATAGTAACAAGTTTTGTTGAAAGCGCAATAAAACAATTAAGTCATGCTTTAAGAATTTTAATTTTAGCGGCTTTAAGACTCGCATTTAACTTTTCTGAAGGTGAAGCTATTTGTTGTGATGTCACAAATACCTATTAAGTTATATTGCGATGGTTGACCTAATATATAATGTTAAATAAAATCAATGGGATATTTTATTTAACATTAGGTTTACTTGTTGTTTTGATAAAATATTGGAAGATACAACTCTTGATTATTATAAAAACAAAGGAATGGGAAATGAAGCTAGTTAAAAAAACACTGGTAATTGCAACATGCTTATATTTAGTGGGTTGTGCATCGGGTGCACAGGTTGAGAATATGGTTTACCAAGGCGAGCAAAAATCTTATCCAGCTGTTGTTCAAAACAATTTGGCCTTGTCGTCAGTCACTGGTGGTGAAGATACGAATGCAGCTTGGACGTCAGAGATCAGTGATGTTGCTTTTTCTGATGCAATTAAAGAAAGTCT
This genomic stretch from Moritella sp. F3 harbors:
- a CDS encoding 3'-5' exonuclease; this translates as MHNFINKEILNWSAFYKVKVEQSKDERLKSFYHVGMYNDETKLSDIDFVALDFETTGLDSEQNSIISIGLVPFNLNRIFCRQAQHWYIEPEDKLKENSVIIHGITHADLKGAPDLLHILEPVLAALAGKVVVVHYRRIERDFFDNHLRSLINEGIIFPVIDTMQVEADLQDSQKKGFFSLFKPKKRQESIRLGNSRARYNLPAYPPHDALTDAIATAELLQAQIHYHFSADTPIKKLWL
- a CDS encoding helix-turn-helix domain-containing protein; its protein translation is MVNHNEDSHSQLTRSVLPLLATTPIAQLSEKLYCSQRTIERSFNKVTGLTLKQCQLMQKLESLLEYLYHRDSQDIDWVDLAYQFGFSEQPHLIRYLKSQIGATPNNYVKQRDLTIDVYGGVR
- the tenA gene encoding thiaminase II, which codes for MNHQDLINACREDWDAYTQHAFVQQLAQGTLAQPSYLHYLKQDFLFLKQYARAHALAIYKARTLADMRKALPSVHALLDSEIGHHVTYCGNWGLTESDLEAEPEDFGTVAYTRYVLDAGMAGDIVDLYAALAPCSIGYAEIGRNLAANANTKLIDNPFSSWIELYSGDDFQQGVAQGTAHIDELLAEIDVNSQRGRHLIHVFKTATRMEIAFWQQGLDAEKS
- a CDS encoding ABC transporter substrate-binding protein, with amino-acid sequence MKNNTLIKAAALTAAMLSTNVFAETKSLTLMLDWFVNPNHGPIVIAKERGYFTEQGVNVTIQEPADPSMPPKLVAANKVDLAITYQPNLTIDVAAGLPLIRAATLIATPLNTLMVLDNGKINDMADLKGKNIGIAIAGNEEATIGTMLKTGDVNYDDVQIINVGWALSSSLASGKVDAIWGGLRNFETNQLELEGFKSKAFFPEEHGVPAYDELIFVANANTYDKAAIKAFNKALEKATTYIVNHPQAAWKEFVAYAPDTLNNELNKRAWNDTLTRFALRPSAVDLKRYDDYAEFMYSHKIITTLPKAQDYVPTL
- a CDS encoding ABC transporter permease yields the protein MSELINTTPAVPKSKHHHNKQQNHTSPLLRIIISTLVIIGIWQSIVVIFEMPAFILPAPLAVFERLIDRHEVLFKHTLITGQEIVFGLLLGLFMGLFFALQMLLFKPIKHWLLPILIASQAIPVFAIAPVLMLWLGYGMASKIVMAALIIFFPVTTCCYDGLRNTPTGYLDLAKTMGATKWQMLRHIQLPASLPTLASGIRVAVVIAPIGAVAGEWVGSSAGLGYLMLQANARMMIDEMFAALLILSALSVLLYFVTDKALKKLIPWQS
- a CDS encoding ABC transporter ATP-binding protein, encoding MSSSSQAVLAPTDNKNSLMVNDLAVNITIAKGYLRYHDSIDPVLSEFDMRIPARQWTCILGRSGCGKTSLLRYLAGLLDQQVTWSGECLVGANHQVLTDLNNQVAYMAQQDLLLPWLSVLDNVTLSSQFGAKPSKANKDKALSLLAKVGLADNANHFPQQLSGGMRQRVALARTLMQDKPVVLMDEPFSALDAVTRYRLQDLACALLKDKTVALITHDPQEAIRLADHIYIMQGTPASATQLQLPSSSTPRLYDAECAQLQQRIMRCLAQEFEQGMETENE
- the thiD gene encoding bifunctional hydroxymethylpyrimidine kinase/phosphomethylpyrimidine kinase, which translates into the protein MLKATTNTSTSISLPLSLKQKSLKNSQSTPIVLTIAGSDSGGGAGIQADIKAISATGSYACSAITAITAQNTLGVSAIFPIPLEHINNQLDAVFSDLNVVAVKVGMLADREIIKVVAAKIKQYKPKFLVVDPVMVATSGDLLLKESAINTLKSELLPLADLITPNLPEGAALTGSSLPTCEDDMGAMINALRQLNVNAVLLKGGHLEQDENSNDLLIFQDHFELLTAKRVNTHNTHGTGCTLSSAIASYLAQGHELLQAVKLGKKYISNAIAHADELDIGSGHGPVNHFFAGHADV